A stretch of Myxococcus hansupus DNA encodes these proteins:
- a CDS encoding TIGR02269 family lipoprotein — protein sequence MRICLSRGLSVLAVLWLGCATSVKPPMQQVWDEAELECSTPHEDQCVSLLCLEDACGFYPCADSPGEVELARFPPARPPAAAAAPGRGPRRNWGGGQQLPRGAVMVFPHWGGAPERLIPPSHRLPPGRWEKHHIFPQAQDLAAWFVQQGVKIHNYTMPIPRELHQRIHQGGNRGGAWNQAWREFRTRNPGALPEEIFKHAGELIYRFQLMGGPIRPYYSRPGT from the coding sequence ATGCGAATCTGTCTGTCCCGAGGGCTTTCGGTGCTCGCAGTGCTTTGGCTGGGGTGCGCCACCTCGGTCAAGCCGCCCATGCAGCAGGTCTGGGACGAGGCGGAGCTGGAGTGCTCGACTCCGCACGAGGACCAGTGTGTCTCCCTTCTGTGTCTGGAGGACGCGTGCGGTTTCTACCCCTGCGCGGACTCGCCCGGAGAGGTGGAGCTGGCGCGCTTTCCTCCCGCGCGACCTCCGGCGGCCGCTGCGGCTCCGGGCCGAGGTCCCCGGCGGAACTGGGGCGGCGGTCAGCAGCTTCCTCGGGGCGCGGTCATGGTGTTTCCCCACTGGGGTGGGGCGCCCGAGCGACTCATTCCGCCGTCACATCGGCTGCCGCCTGGACGTTGGGAGAAGCATCACATCTTCCCCCAGGCACAGGACCTCGCCGCCTGGTTCGTGCAGCAGGGCGTCAAGATTCACAACTACACCATGCCGATACCGAGAGAACTCCACCAAAGGATTCACCAGGGAGGCAACCGCGGTGGCGCGTGGAATCAAGCGTGGCGCGAGTTCAGGACCCGCAACCCGGGTGCATTGCCCGAAGAGATCTTCAAGCACGCAGGGGAACTCATTTACCGCTTCCAGCTCATGGGTGGACCGATCCGACCCTATTATTCTCGGCCTGGAACGTGA
- a CDS encoding MYXO-CTERM sorting domain-containing protein, producing MPPPGGISSDDNAAAQAGCSSTGGSAAAFALLGLMGLAGYRRRRS from the coding sequence GTGCCTCCGCCCGGCGGCATCTCCTCGGATGACAACGCCGCCGCGCAGGCGGGGTGCAGCAGCACCGGTGGTTCAGCGGCGGCGTTCGCGCTGCTGGGGTTGATGGGTCTGGCGGGTTACCGCCGCCGCAGGAGCTGA
- a CDS encoding lasso peptide biosynthesis protein — MAPLLAMLLLTLPVKSENPGGAQGPMEASTRYVFSWRGVPVGTVTLTLEPGRFTYLSQHLHTRAGKAGERRREQTLEVDAQGRVQGSQAVPQALWLWRGVPPVGCAVGREELTGREGPHCVTTVEDGRVEGTLLGTAFVARYGADGRMASLDVGDSRFTVARPGERLRAPPELFADGLPVEGSGPRGALALEPPLPVPARLEGMTPWTAGAARALSAEVHAAFPEKGPGGADWNEAGEGEAGGCLAHALRFAAKARARGIRVALVHGLLVVDGGPARPHAWVRVALKSGGTLDLDPTSLDPVIPRTHLPVALADSQGPALEAGARWLSLLQGAHRVVRQP; from the coding sequence GTGGCCCCCCTGCTCGCGATGCTGCTCCTGACTCTCCCGGTGAAGTCCGAAAATCCCGGAGGGGCGCAGGGACCCATGGAGGCGTCGACGCGCTACGTCTTTTCCTGGCGCGGCGTGCCAGTGGGCACGGTGACGCTGACGCTGGAGCCCGGCCGTTTCACCTACCTCAGCCAGCACCTGCACACGCGGGCCGGGAAGGCGGGCGAGCGCCGCCGCGAGCAGACCTTGGAGGTGGACGCCCAGGGCCGGGTGCAAGGCTCCCAGGCGGTGCCGCAGGCGCTGTGGCTCTGGCGGGGTGTGCCCCCCGTGGGCTGCGCCGTGGGCCGCGAGGAGCTGACGGGCCGCGAGGGCCCGCACTGCGTCACCACCGTGGAGGACGGCCGTGTGGAGGGCACGCTGCTGGGCACGGCCTTCGTGGCGCGTTACGGCGCCGACGGCCGGATGGCGTCCTTGGACGTCGGGGACTCGCGCTTCACGGTCGCCAGGCCCGGAGAGCGCCTGCGAGCGCCGCCGGAGCTCTTCGCGGACGGGCTCCCCGTGGAGGGCTCGGGTCCGCGCGGGGCGCTGGCGTTGGAGCCGCCTCTTCCGGTGCCCGCACGCCTGGAGGGCATGACGCCGTGGACGGCGGGAGCGGCTCGGGCGCTGTCGGCGGAGGTCCACGCGGCCTTCCCGGAGAAAGGCCCCGGCGGGGCGGACTGGAACGAAGCCGGGGAGGGCGAGGCGGGAGGCTGCCTCGCGCACGCGCTGCGCTTCGCCGCGAAGGCCCGCGCTCGAGGCATCCGCGTGGCGCTGGTGCACGGGCTGCTGGTGGTGGACGGCGGGCCCGCGAGGCCCCACGCCTGGGTGCGCGTGGCGCTGAAGTCCGGTGGGACGCTGGACCTGGACCCCACCTCGCTGGACCCCGTGATTCCGCGCACCCATCTGCCTGTGGCGCTGGCGGACTCCCAGGGGCCGGCGCTGGAGGCGGGGGCTCGGTGGCTGTCACTGCTTCAAGGGGCACACCGGGTGGTGCGCCAGCCTTGA
- the aceA gene encoding isocitrate lyase: MYDATPTTTDASPHAKLHAQRFEGIKRNYTQKDVEKLRGSITISYTLAEMGAKKLWELLHTDDYINALGSLTGNQAVQMVRAGLKAIYLSGWQVAADANSAGQMYPDQSLYPVDSVPTVVRKINNSLRRADQIDHAEGRKDRYWFAPIIADAEAGFGGPLNAFELMKGMIEAGAAGVHFEDQLASEKKCGHMGGKVLVPTSHFIRTLSAARLAADVMGVPTLLVARTDADSAKLLMSDSDEYDHAFIDKKAGRTAEGFYRLNGGLDCAIARGLAYAPYADLVWCETSTPDLAQAKKFAESIRAQYPNKLLAYNCSPSFNWKKNLDDATIAKFQRELGAMGYKFQFVTLAGFHALNFGMYELARKYKDRGMAAYSELQQAEFAAEKDGYTATRHQREVGTGYFDQVAEVISGGNASTLALTESTEAHQF, encoded by the coding sequence ATGTACGACGCCACGCCGACCACGACCGATGCCTCCCCTCACGCCAAGCTCCACGCGCAGCGTTTCGAGGGCATCAAGCGCAACTACACGCAGAAGGACGTGGAGAAGCTCCGCGGCTCCATCACCATCAGCTACACGCTCGCGGAGATGGGCGCCAAGAAGCTGTGGGAGCTGCTCCACACGGACGACTACATCAACGCGCTCGGCTCGCTCACCGGCAATCAGGCGGTGCAGATGGTGCGCGCGGGCCTGAAGGCCATCTACCTGTCCGGCTGGCAGGTGGCGGCGGACGCGAACTCCGCCGGGCAGATGTACCCGGACCAGAGCCTCTACCCGGTGGACAGCGTCCCCACCGTGGTGCGGAAGATCAACAACTCCCTGCGCCGCGCGGACCAGATTGACCACGCAGAGGGCCGCAAGGACCGGTACTGGTTCGCGCCCATCATCGCGGACGCCGAGGCCGGCTTCGGTGGCCCGCTCAACGCCTTCGAGCTGATGAAGGGCATGATTGAAGCGGGCGCCGCCGGCGTTCACTTCGAGGACCAGCTCGCCAGCGAGAAGAAGTGCGGCCACATGGGCGGCAAGGTGCTGGTGCCCACCAGCCACTTCATCCGCACCCTGTCCGCGGCCCGCCTCGCGGCGGACGTCATGGGCGTGCCCACCCTGCTGGTGGCGCGCACGGACGCGGACAGCGCCAAGCTGCTGATGAGCGACTCGGACGAGTACGACCACGCCTTCATCGACAAGAAGGCCGGCCGCACCGCGGAGGGTTTCTACCGCCTCAACGGCGGCCTGGACTGCGCCATCGCCCGCGGCCTGGCGTACGCGCCGTACGCGGACCTGGTGTGGTGCGAGACCAGCACCCCGGACCTGGCCCAGGCGAAGAAGTTCGCCGAGAGCATCCGCGCTCAGTACCCCAACAAGCTGCTGGCGTATAACTGCTCGCCGTCCTTCAACTGGAAGAAGAACCTGGACGACGCCACCATCGCCAAGTTCCAGCGCGAGCTGGGCGCCATGGGCTACAAGTTCCAGTTCGTCACCCTGGCCGGCTTCCACGCGCTCAACTTCGGGATGTACGAGCTGGCGCGGAAGTACAAGGACCGCGGCATGGCGGCCTACAGCGAGCTGCAGCAGGCCGAGTTCGCGGCGGAGAAGGACGGCTACACCGCCACGCGCCACCAGCGAGAGGTGGGCACCGGCTACTTCGACCAGGTGGCCGAGGTCATCTCCGGCGGCAACGCCAGCACGCTGGCCCTGACGGAGTCCACCGAGGCCCACCAGTTCTAG
- a CDS encoding TIGR02269 family lipoprotein, whose product MRISLLRWLPVLAVLCLGCATSVRPSMQQAWDEAELECAAPHEDQCVSMLCLGDACGFYPCADSPGEVELARFPPARPPAAAAAPGRGPRRNWGAGQQLPRGAVMVFPHWGGAPERLIPPSHRLPPGRWEKHHIFPQAPELAGWFTQQGVKIHDYTMPIPLELHRRIHGGAGAGGAWNEAWRAYMRRNSGATPEEIFKHAGELIYRFQLIGGPIRPYYSRPGT is encoded by the coding sequence ATGCGAATCAGTCTGCTCCGATGGCTTCCGGTGCTGGCGGTGCTTTGTCTGGGGTGTGCCACCTCGGTCAGGCCGTCCATGCAGCAGGCCTGGGACGAAGCGGAGTTGGAGTGCGCGGCTCCGCACGAGGACCAGTGCGTCTCAATGCTGTGTCTGGGAGACGCGTGTGGCTTCTACCCCTGCGCGGACTCGCCCGGAGAGGTGGAACTAGCGCGCTTCCCTCCCGCGCGGCCTCCGGCGGCCGCTGCGGCTCCGGGCAGAGGTCCCCGGCGGAACTGGGGCGCTGGACAGCAGCTTCCTCGGGGCGCGGTCATGGTGTTTCCCCACTGGGGTGGGGCGCCCGAGCGACTCATTCCGCCGTCACATCGGCTGCCGCCTGGACGCTGGGAGAAGCATCACATCTTTCCCCAGGCCCCCGAGCTTGCTGGATGGTTCACGCAGCAGGGCGTCAAGATTCACGACTACACCATGCCGATTCCTCTCGAACTCCATCGGCGCATTCATGGTGGGGCAGGCGCTGGCGGCGCTTGGAATGAAGCGTGGCGTGCGTACATGCGGCGAAACAGCGGGGCGACCCCTGAAGAGATTTTCAAGCACGCGGGGGAGCTGATCTACCGCTTCCAACTGATAGGCGGGCCGATTCGCCCGTACTATTCCAGGCCAGGAACATGA
- a CDS encoding arginine N-succinyltransferase, with protein sequence MLVLRDVQKTDLPGLKRLAAVLNTVNLPNNEETLSAIVDTSVKSFAGKVKNPFEREYLFVLEDVRNSLIIGTSMIIAQHGTFEAPHIYYEVSEREHYSASLSRHLRHKVLSIAYNYEGPTEVGGLVVDPPYRATPDKPGKQLSYGRFLFIAMHRRLFRPRVLAELLPPLMPDGRSLLWEACGKKFTGLTYQEADRLSRQNKEFIKELFPASDIYASLFPARVQKVLGEVGPQTRGVQRMLERIGFKYMERIDPFDGGPHFEADTADISLVRKFRTLKVADGDFDMEGDDVLVAVESDTGRNRFRSVRCQARLENTQAFLPARAKEVLDIQPGSKVSIIPFE encoded by the coding sequence ATGCTTGTCCTGCGTGACGTCCAGAAGACCGACCTGCCCGGGCTCAAAAGGCTCGCGGCCGTGCTGAACACGGTGAACCTGCCGAACAACGAGGAAACGCTCTCGGCCATCGTGGACACGTCGGTGAAGAGCTTCGCGGGCAAGGTGAAGAACCCCTTCGAGCGCGAGTACCTGTTCGTGCTGGAGGACGTGCGCAACAGCCTCATCATCGGCACGTCGATGATCATCGCGCAGCACGGCACCTTCGAGGCCCCGCACATCTATTACGAGGTGAGCGAGCGCGAGCACTACTCCGCGTCCCTCTCCCGTCACCTTCGCCACAAGGTCCTCTCCATCGCCTACAACTACGAAGGCCCCACGGAAGTGGGCGGCCTCGTGGTGGACCCGCCCTACCGCGCCACGCCGGACAAGCCCGGCAAGCAGTTGTCCTATGGGCGCTTCCTCTTCATCGCCATGCACCGGCGGCTGTTCCGCCCCCGCGTGCTGGCGGAGCTGCTGCCCCCGCTGATGCCCGACGGGCGCAGCCTGCTGTGGGAGGCCTGCGGCAAGAAGTTCACCGGCCTCACCTACCAGGAGGCGGACCGCCTCAGCCGGCAGAACAAGGAGTTCATCAAGGAGCTCTTCCCCGCCTCGGACATCTACGCGTCGCTCTTCCCCGCGCGCGTGCAGAAGGTGCTGGGCGAGGTGGGGCCGCAGACGCGCGGCGTGCAGCGCATGCTGGAGCGCATCGGCTTCAAGTACATGGAGCGCATCGACCCGTTCGACGGCGGCCCCCACTTCGAGGCCGACACCGCCGACATCTCCCTGGTCCGCAAGTTCCGCACGCTCAAGGTGGCGGACGGGGACTTCGACATGGAGGGGGACGACGTGCTCGTCGCGGTGGAGAGCGACACCGGCCGCAACCGCTTCCGCTCCGTGCGCTGCCAGGCCCGCCTCGAGAACACCCAGGCCTTCCTGCCCGCGCGCGCCAAGGAGGTGCTGGACATCCAGCCCGGCTCGAAGGTGTCCATCATCCCCTTCGAGTAG
- a CDS encoding double-CXXCG motif protein, translated as MTLRLFELSQDSTMWPRINGSFNAAHKWSLPGLAGCPGCGVTWASSGHQYPAVDLSTLPQQGEFLEARPEPFEAFARLRELVRPLAPPGALLPPGTSFGPLVGTASGRFAAFESQGSMLLVVRREALEQLVTEGVRGLVGCKTELRFRQKDPPELLELQLEPRGQLHPDCYKPDTPPPCTTCGRFKLTLPDDPILDAASLPTDRDLFRVGNFATVLVGTERFKDAVKRLGLEGITFRELPTR; from the coding sequence ATGACCCTTCGCCTGTTTGAACTCTCCCAGGACAGCACGATGTGGCCCCGAATCAACGGGAGCTTCAACGCCGCGCACAAGTGGTCGCTGCCTGGGTTGGCGGGCTGCCCTGGCTGTGGGGTGACCTGGGCCTCCTCGGGTCATCAGTATCCCGCGGTCGATCTGTCGACGCTGCCTCAGCAGGGCGAGTTCCTGGAGGCCCGGCCCGAGCCGTTCGAGGCGTTCGCGAGGCTGCGTGAACTCGTCCGCCCTCTGGCCCCACCTGGAGCGCTGCTGCCACCAGGGACATCGTTCGGCCCTCTGGTAGGAACCGCCTCGGGGCGATTCGCCGCTTTCGAATCGCAGGGGAGCATGCTGCTCGTCGTCCGCCGGGAGGCGTTGGAGCAACTCGTGACGGAGGGCGTGCGCGGCCTCGTGGGGTGCAAGACGGAGCTTCGCTTTCGGCAGAAGGACCCGCCGGAGCTCCTGGAGCTGCAACTCGAGCCCCGAGGCCAACTTCACCCGGACTGCTACAAGCCGGATACGCCGCCTCCCTGCACCACCTGTGGCCGCTTCAAACTCACGCTGCCCGACGACCCCATCCTCGACGCGGCCTCGCTGCCCACGGACCGGGACCTCTTCCGCGTGGGCAACTTCGCGACCGTGCTCGTTGGCACCGAGCGCTTCAAGGACGCCGTGAAGCGTCTGGGCCTGGAAGGCATCACCTTCCGCGAACTCCCCACCCGGTGA
- a CDS encoding TIGR04013 family B12-binding domain/radical SAM domain-containing protein — MQPPRRVSLVMSYQYPGKYAFTVLAGAVESDPALSDVTLHFPRSRETLLDTVRERADAGDTVVAAWSFYSASFAPAVAELAWVRERLEGREVLCIAGGVHATAETLQTLQAGFDLVAVGEGEYSLRALLGRVLRGEEPRDTHGVAYLKDGKMVQHGRGEGVQLDDFPPFAARNAQYGAIEITRGCIYACRFCQTPFMSKARFRHRSVANVAHWARELRRSGRRDIRFITPTSMSYGTADESVNLEAVEALLAAVKEAMAPDGRVYYGTFPSEVRPEHVTPEALALLKRYVHNDNLIIGGQSGSERILQSTRRGHDVETVVRATRIAVECGFVPNVDFILGLPGEEPADVDATVALMEKLAALGARVHGHTFMPLPGTPFRDAPPGSVDEETQRKLDRLASQGRLYGHWKQQVTLAEGIASRRRPRAG, encoded by the coding sequence ATGCAGCCACCTCGCCGCGTTTCGCTCGTCATGAGCTACCAGTACCCGGGCAAGTACGCCTTCACCGTGCTGGCGGGCGCGGTGGAGTCGGACCCGGCGCTGTCGGATGTGACGCTCCACTTTCCTCGCAGCCGCGAGACGCTCCTGGACACCGTGCGAGAACGCGCGGATGCCGGAGACACGGTGGTGGCCGCGTGGTCCTTCTATTCGGCCAGCTTCGCGCCCGCGGTGGCGGAGTTGGCGTGGGTGCGTGAGCGCCTGGAGGGCCGGGAGGTGCTGTGCATCGCCGGTGGGGTGCATGCGACGGCGGAGACGCTCCAGACGCTCCAGGCGGGCTTCGACCTGGTGGCGGTGGGCGAGGGTGAGTACTCGCTGCGGGCGCTGCTGGGCCGCGTGCTGCGAGGCGAGGAGCCGCGGGACACGCACGGCGTCGCGTATCTGAAGGATGGGAAGATGGTGCAGCACGGCCGGGGTGAGGGCGTGCAACTCGACGACTTCCCGCCGTTCGCCGCGCGCAACGCGCAGTACGGCGCCATCGAAATCACGCGAGGCTGCATCTACGCGTGCCGCTTCTGCCAGACGCCATTCATGAGCAAGGCGCGGTTCCGGCATCGCTCCGTGGCGAACGTGGCGCACTGGGCGCGCGAGCTGCGGCGCTCGGGCCGGCGTGACATCCGCTTCATCACGCCCACGTCCATGTCCTACGGGACGGCGGATGAATCGGTGAACCTGGAGGCGGTGGAGGCGCTGCTCGCGGCGGTAAAGGAGGCGATGGCGCCGGACGGGCGCGTCTACTACGGCACCTTCCCATCGGAGGTCCGGCCCGAGCACGTGACGCCGGAGGCGCTGGCGCTGCTCAAGCGCTACGTCCACAACGACAACCTCATCATCGGCGGGCAATCCGGCTCCGAGCGCATCCTCCAGAGCACGCGTCGGGGGCACGACGTGGAGACGGTGGTGCGCGCCACGCGCATCGCGGTGGAGTGCGGCTTCGTGCCGAACGTGGACTTCATCCTGGGACTCCCGGGCGAGGAGCCCGCGGACGTGGATGCGACGGTGGCGCTGATGGAGAAGCTGGCGGCGCTGGGCGCGCGCGTGCACGGGCACACCTTCATGCCACTGCCGGGCACGCCCTTCCGCGATGCACCGCCGGGTTCGGTGGATGAAGAGACACAGCGCAAGCTGGACCGGTTGGCTTCACAGGGCCGCCTGTATGGACATTGGAAGCAGCAGGTCACCCTGGCGGAAGGCATTGCCTCACGTCGCCGTCCCCGTGCGGGGTAA
- a CDS encoding serine hydrolase domain-containing protein, which produces MRIRLFLPLCSLLACSHAQQASAPAAAPVTTAPPAPADPEAQFRESLQRAGRAMEAGQFDSALAEMQRLWDGGHQSDDVAWYAAYASLGKGDDAGAFTWLERAVEQGMSSPGDLLHDKSLAPLRRMPGFDALVARARENAQKARVEGNVGAGLEKVTPAEAGLSEPALAAFVKAAEDAGSSALVVLRHGKLVGEWYFGGETQRIESMSATKGVTALAIGLLIDEGKIPSLDTPVSAFFPAWKDGIKGKVTLRHLLNHTSGLAANAHAMDIYESRDFVRYALDSHVVDVPGSRFFYNNKATNLLAGVVERASGEKMDAYLMRRLFEPLGIRDVFWQKDPSGNPLGMSGLRLHPVDFAKVGQLMLQRGVWNGQRILSEAWIRECTVAPSQDHNPTAGLLWWLVYEKSFRVLGQDMVNEARRNGMSESSLSRLKDLVGKPLPSDAFAKTLTERLGGENGVRELMEKTARVPLLTHVEGAPKAYSARGSFGQLLLVAPAQDLVVVRMAVPDGRVPPEVMGFPGFDALALSLVAAP; this is translated from the coding sequence ATGCGAATCCGACTCTTCCTTCCGCTCTGCTCCCTGCTGGCCTGTTCCCACGCGCAACAGGCGAGCGCGCCCGCTGCGGCTCCCGTCACCACGGCGCCGCCCGCGCCAGCAGACCCTGAAGCGCAGTTCCGAGAATCGCTGCAGCGGGCGGGCAGGGCGATGGAGGCCGGGCAGTTCGACTCCGCGCTCGCGGAGATGCAGCGGCTGTGGGACGGCGGTCATCAGTCGGACGATGTGGCCTGGTACGCCGCCTATGCCTCGTTGGGCAAAGGGGACGACGCCGGTGCCTTCACGTGGTTGGAGCGTGCCGTCGAACAGGGGATGAGTTCCCCGGGGGACCTGCTGCACGACAAGTCCCTGGCGCCGCTGCGGCGGATGCCGGGCTTCGACGCGCTGGTGGCGCGGGCGAGGGAGAACGCGCAGAAGGCCCGCGTCGAGGGCAACGTGGGCGCGGGGTTGGAGAAGGTGACACCCGCGGAGGCGGGGCTCTCGGAGCCCGCGCTCGCGGCCTTCGTGAAGGCGGCCGAGGACGCGGGGTCCTCCGCGTTGGTGGTGCTCCGCCACGGCAAGCTGGTGGGGGAGTGGTACTTCGGCGGCGAAACGCAGCGCATCGAGTCCATGTCCGCCACCAAGGGCGTGACGGCGCTGGCCATCGGCCTGCTCATCGACGAGGGCAAGATTCCCTCGCTCGATACGCCTGTGTCCGCCTTCTTCCCCGCGTGGAAGGACGGCATCAAGGGCAAGGTCACCCTGCGGCATCTGCTCAATCACACCTCGGGGCTGGCGGCGAACGCCCACGCGATGGACATCTACGAGTCGCGGGACTTCGTCCGCTACGCGCTCGACAGCCACGTGGTGGACGTCCCGGGCAGCCGGTTCTTCTACAACAACAAGGCCACCAACCTGCTGGCGGGCGTGGTGGAGCGCGCGTCGGGCGAGAAGATGGACGCGTACCTGATGCGCCGCCTCTTCGAGCCGCTCGGCATCCGAGACGTGTTCTGGCAGAAGGACCCTTCCGGCAATCCGCTGGGCATGTCCGGGTTGCGGCTGCACCCCGTGGACTTCGCCAAGGTGGGGCAGTTGATGCTCCAGAGGGGCGTCTGGAACGGGCAGCGCATCCTGAGCGAGGCGTGGATTCGCGAGTGCACAGTGGCGCCGTCCCAGGACCACAACCCGACCGCGGGGCTGCTCTGGTGGCTCGTCTATGAGAAGTCGTTCCGGGTGCTCGGCCAGGACATGGTGAATGAGGCTCGCCGCAACGGCATGTCGGAGTCGTCGCTGTCGCGCCTGAAGGATTTGGTGGGGAAGCCGCTTCCCTCGGATGCCTTCGCGAAGACCCTCACGGAACGGCTGGGCGGCGAGAATGGCGTTCGGGAGCTGATGGAGAAGACCGCCCGGGTTCCGCTGCTCACTCATGTGGAAGGGGCGCCGAAGGCGTACTCCGCGCGAGGCTCGTTCGGGCAGTTGCTGCTGGTCGCGCCCGCGCAGGACCTGGTCGTCGTGCGCATGGCCGTCCCGGATGGGCGTGTGCCTCCCGAGGTCATGGGGTTCCCCGGCTTCGATGCCCTGGCCCTGTCGCTGGTGGCGGCTCCCTGA
- a CDS encoding double-CXXCG motif protein translates to MPRYFWLLEDWTALAAYKGDFNAAHKWGLPGLAKCPGCGATWASTGHNYPAVDLSALPEQHEFLKARPEPFAEFMRLQALVRPLAPPGVALPPGTLFGPLVGTARGDLGPLTWQGSYLLLLRRDAFEALQAEGVLDPASRKAELRFRQKAAPEYLEPQVELRGQLHSDCYPPDQRPPCTTCGRFGMTLPDDPILDAASLPTDRDLFRVGNFATVLIGTERFKDAVQRLGLEGIAFREIPTR, encoded by the coding sequence ATGCCCCGCTACTTCTGGCTCTTGGAGGATTGGACGGCGTTGGCCGCTTACAAAGGGGACTTCAATGCCGCGCACAAATGGGGCCTGCCTGGGTTGGCGAAGTGCCCCGGCTGCGGCGCAACCTGGGCCTCTACCGGTCATAACTACCCCGCGGTCGATTTGTCCGCGTTGCCAGAGCAGCACGAGTTCCTGAAGGCCCGGCCCGAGCCATTCGCCGAGTTCATGCGCCTTCAGGCGTTGGTTCGCCCGCTGGCCCCTCCTGGCGTCGCCCTCCCTCCGGGGACGTTGTTTGGCCCATTGGTGGGGACCGCGCGGGGCGATCTCGGGCCGCTGACGTGGCAGGGCAGTTATCTGCTGTTGCTTCGCCGGGACGCCTTCGAGGCGCTCCAAGCCGAAGGCGTCCTAGACCCCGCGAGCCGGAAGGCGGAGCTGCGCTTCCGCCAGAAGGCAGCGCCCGAATACCTGGAACCGCAAGTCGAGCTGCGTGGTCAACTTCACTCGGACTGCTACCCGCCGGATCAACGGCCCCCTTGCACCACTTGTGGCCGGTTTGGAATGACACTGCCCGACGACCCCATCCTCGACGCGGCCTCGCTGCCCACGGACCGGGACCTCTTCCGCGTGGGCAACTTCGCGACCGTGCTCATCGGCACCGAGCGCTTCAAGGACGCAGTGCAGCGCCTGGGCCTGGAAGGCATCGCCTTCCGCGAGATTCCCACCCGGTGA